A window of the Desulfobacula toluolica Tol2 genome harbors these coding sequences:
- a CDS encoding UbiD family decarboxylase produces MLKTNNNQSKDLRGALEWLKSEGLLLETDVEVNPDLEITALEKHLDGSLPMLFNNVKNYPHLRAVTNLFGNTSVMNKMFGWENDTERTKDISYALTHPLPPIEIDQDEAPVQEFVITDDLDVNKWLLAIKHTPLEDEFTIGSGQSVVVGKYFKEGSHVGYNRMSFRWGNVGTFQAAPGSHMWQLQVEHYNKPEGIPITMCFGIPPAANLMAGSGFDYVILPKGCDELGIAGALQGEPLRIVKCRTVDAYALADAEVVLEGYLKPKDRRWETTEAEKQGLQGKAWFHPEWAGYQGKAYKTSTFHVTAITMRKPESKPIIFPLGVHTMDDSNIDTTVREAAIYELCERLQPGIVQDVSIPYCFTDWGGCVIQVKKRSIIEEGWQRNFLTAIMSCNQGMRIAIAIDTDVDINSMEDIMWAVTTRVNPKTDIISPVPGGIGQTFMPAERMTAGEKDWTASNTRFEGGMAIDATIPFGYEEDFHRPTYAVDKVLIKNFFSDEQIKKGESFMSGWVKILSKTGQ; encoded by the coding sequence ATGCTAAAAACAAACAATAATCAAAGTAAAGATCTGCGTGGAGCACTTGAATGGTTGAAATCCGAAGGGCTTTTGTTGGAAACTGATGTAGAAGTGAACCCGGATTTAGAAATTACCGCTCTGGAAAAGCATCTCGACGGAAGTCTGCCAATGCTTTTCAATAATGTTAAGAATTATCCCCATCTTAGAGCGGTTACAAATCTTTTCGGAAATACATCCGTTATGAATAAAATGTTTGGGTGGGAGAACGATACTGAGAGGACAAAAGATATTTCATATGCTCTTACCCATCCATTGCCTCCAATCGAAATCGATCAGGATGAGGCACCGGTACAAGAATTCGTCATAACAGATGATTTGGATGTTAACAAATGGTTGTTAGCGATAAAGCATACCCCTTTGGAAGATGAGTTTACTATTGGCAGCGGACAAAGCGTGGTCGTTGGGAAATATTTTAAGGAAGGATCCCATGTGGGGTATAATCGAATGAGTTTTCGATGGGGAAATGTGGGGACTTTTCAGGCAGCTCCAGGCTCTCATATGTGGCAATTGCAGGTTGAACACTATAATAAACCGGAAGGGATACCTATTACCATGTGCTTTGGAATCCCACCGGCAGCCAATTTAATGGCAGGCTCAGGGTTTGATTATGTCATTCTCCCAAAAGGATGTGACGAATTGGGGATTGCAGGTGCACTTCAAGGAGAACCACTTAGAATCGTCAAATGTCGTACTGTTGATGCCTATGCGCTTGCAGATGCCGAAGTGGTCCTTGAAGGTTATTTAAAACCAAAAGACCGGCGTTGGGAAACAACCGAGGCAGAGAAACAGGGCCTTCAAGGAAAGGCATGGTTTCACCCAGAGTGGGCAGGATACCAAGGGAAGGCTTACAAAACATCAACGTTTCATGTCACGGCAATAACTATGCGAAAACCAGAATCGAAACCAATCATATTCCCCCTTGGTGTTCATACTATGGATGACAGCAATATTGATACGACGGTCAGAGAGGCTGCAATCTATGAACTTTGTGAACGGCTTCAACCTGGTATAGTTCAGGATGTTAGCATACCTTATTGTTTTACCGACTGGGGAGGATGCGTCATTCAAGTTAAGAAACGAAGTATTATAGAAGAAGGCTGGCAGAGAAATTTTCTTACTGCCATTATGAGTTGCAATCAAGGAATGCGAATAGCCATTGCCATTGATACGGACGTGGATATTAATAGCATGGAGGATATTATGTGGGCAGTCACAACTAGAGTAAATCCGAAGACTGATATTATTAGTCCTGTACCCGGTGGTATTGGCCAAACCTTTATGCCTGCTGAACGAATGACTGCCGGGGAAAAAGACTGGACAGCATCCAACACTCGTTTTGAGGGTGGAATGGCTATTGATGCGACGATTCCATTCGGATATGAAGAGGATTTCCATCGTCCGACTTATGCAGTAGATAAAGTTTTAATAAAAAATTTCTTTAGTGATGAACAAATCAAAAAAGGTGAATCCTTTATGAGCGGATGGGTAAAAATTCTTTCTAAAACAGGACAATAG